One part of the Vicia villosa cultivar HV-30 ecotype Madison, WI linkage group LG6, Vvil1.0, whole genome shotgun sequence genome encodes these proteins:
- the LOC131614176 gene encoding protein bfr2-like, whose protein sequence is MKLYVGGIASEMNWDWDVDLMSYMEIEKMIKNEGYCNIRCLWYWNPKFAFSRGLRPLNDDKDVLRFMEDIRGYKLIDIYVEHKVEKVNIEDVRFDDANGEDENLEEENGEDENVEDANGEDENVEEANGEDENVEGVNSEDSETDPDYNMSNEEHEGDEDDEDDEGSEDDELNLGHDVGVDWTIVLPNTSTEKPLEVNSDTECGDSDDLHTPLGSDVEDGMERFPAFKQSTKFEIGMMFKDKMQIKDAVKE, encoded by the coding sequence ATGAAGTTGTATGTTGGAGGGATTGCAAGTGAAATGAATTGGGACTGGGACGTGGACTTAATGTCGTATATGGAGATTGAAAAGATGATAAAAAATGAAGGATATTGTAATATACGGTGTTTGTGGTACTGGAATCCTAAGTTTGCTTTTTCTCGAGGACTTCGGCCTTTGAATGATGACAAAGATGTATTAAGGTTCATGGAAGATATTAGAGGATATAAATTGATTGACATTTATGTTGAACACAAAGTCGAAAAAGTTAATATTGAGGATGTTAGGTTTGATGATGCAAATGGTGAAGATGAAAATCTTGAAGAAGAAAATGGTGAAGATGAAAATGTTGAAGATGCAAATGGTGAAGATGAAAATGTTGAAGAAGCAAATGGTGAAGATGAAAATGTTGAAGGTGTCAATAGTGAAGATAGTGAAACAGATCCTGATTATAACATGAGTAATGAGGAGCACGAGGGTGATGAGGATGATGAGGATGATGAGGGAAGTGAGGATGATGAGTTGAACTTAGGTCATGATGTTGGTGTTGATTGGACCATAGTTCTCCCCAACACTTCAACAGAGAAACCCTTGGAAGTTAATTCTGATACTGAATGTGGTGATTCAGATGACCTTCATACACCACTTGGAAGTGATGTTGAAGATGGAATGGAAAGGTTTCCAGCTTTTAAACAAAGTACAAAGTTTGAAATTGGGATGATGTTCAAGGATAAGATGCAAATTAAAGATGCCGTAAAAGAGTAA
- the LOC131609366 gene encoding uncharacterized protein LOC131609366 isoform X2, with protein MWESCRWAWYLYLCQRHVLCEKQGKINEAYKKLQDGWLSNGDKVPPKEFAKAACKSFPDDQEAPKAINLLYDSTLVWSGLRPDNPAQLGGKIYEMMDKWSS; from the exons ATGTGGGAAAGCTGCAGATGGGCTTGGTACTTGTACCTATGTCAAAG GCATGTCTTATGTGAGAAACAAGGTAAGATTAATGAAGCCTACAAGAAGTTGCAGGATGGTTGGCTTAGCAACGGAGATAAGGTTCCTCCGAAAGAATTTGCAAAG GCTGCTTGTAAATCTTTTCCTGATGATCAAGAGGCCCCCAAAGCTATTAATCTTTTGTATGATTCAACTTTGGTTTGGAGTGGATTAAGG CCTGATAATCCAGCACAACTTGGAGGGAAGATATACGAGATGATGGATAAATGGTCATCTTGA
- the LOC131614177 gene encoding uncharacterized protein LOC131614177: MECNKNVVIKKNDKKRVVVKCMEGCPFYIRFSLRTTNQFWQLVSFTNRHSCHRTPRNRQVTTVWLAQKFVNTLRHTPEMKTKGLIAEAMEKWGVKLSVDQAYRAKKKAIELIQGAGREQFIHLISYAEELLKSNPNSTVIIHCDDSTSGPVFERIYVCLEACKSAFATTCMPLIGLDACFLKGDFRGQLVSAVGKDGNNKMIPIAYAVVEAETKDSWQWFLKLLLEDLQSIQQNAYGFISDQQKGLVPAILETSQHVEHRVCVKHLYGNWRKKYPGIHMKEVLWRAARATTRPAWERVMNQMKDLNAKASKDMMDVPPACWSRSHFKTDSLCDLQVNNMCEAFNRAILEYRDKPIITLLEGIKHYITMRISTQKEKLSRYTSAISPNIQKVLEKTKREAERWSATWHSGDDFAIFGVSNSVETYIVNLLQKTCACRRWDLTGIPCCHAIACIWFNKKDPKDYVSSFYRRSTVMATYSHIIIPTNGPQLWPTNVTQPINPPVMRRSIGRPKKNRNKSNDESRNRNILPRSHQTVKCKKCGSFGHNKRTCKGKRVAERAIPKGGNKKTKNGNKGAAQTVIDGGSQAPNPTQE; encoded by the exons ATGGAGTGCAATAAGAATGTTGTGATCAAGAAAAATGACAAGAAGAGAGTGGTTGTAAAATGTATGGAAGGTTGTCCCTTTTATATTAGGTTTAGCCTTAGGACAACCAACCAATTTTGGCAACTTGTTAGCTTCACTAATCGACATAGTTGTCATCGGACACCAAGGAATAGACAAGTGACGACCGTTTGGTTAGCTCAAAAATTTGTGAATACATTAAGACACACTCCTGAAATGAAGACTAAAGGGCTGATTGCAGAAGCAATGGAAAAGTGGGGGGTGAAGTTGTCAGTAGATCAAGCATATAGAGCCAAGAAAAAAGCAATAGAGTTAATTCAAGGAGCTGGTCGTGAACAATTTATCCATCTTATAAGTTATGCTGAGGAATTGTTGAAGTCAAATCCAAACTCCACAGTTATAATTCATTGCGATGATTCAACTAGCGGTCCCGTGTTTGAAAGAATATATGTATGCTTAGAAGCATGCAAGTCAGCTTTTGCAACCACTTGCATGCCTCTAATTGGTTTGGATGCATGCTTTCTGAAAGGGGACTTCAGAGGTCAGTTGGTAAGTGCCGTTGGTAAGGATGGAAATAACAAGATGATACCAATAGCTTATGCAGTTGTGGAAGCTGAAACAAAGGATTCATGGCAATGGTTTCTTAAGTTATTACTCGAAGACTTACAATCCATTCAACAAAATGCTTATGGGTTCATAtcagaccaacaaaag GGTCTGGTCCCAGCAATTCTGGAAACAAGCCAACATGTTGAGCATAGAGTATGTGTTAAACACTTATATGGCAATTGGAGGAAGAAGTATCCTGGAATTCATATGAAAGAAGTGTTATGGAGGGCGGCTAGAGCCACAACAAGACCGGCATGGGAAAGAGTAATGAATCAAATGAAAGATCTTAATGCCAAGGCTTCGAAAGACATGATGGATGTACCTCCTGCATGTTGGAGTAGATCGCATTTCAAGACAGACTCACTGTGCGATTTACAAGTCAATAATATGTGCGAGGCTTTTAACCGAGCAATATTGGAATATAGAGACAAGCCAATAATCACATTGCTTGAAGGAATTAAACATTACATAACAATGAGAATTTCTACTCAAAAGGAGAAGTTATCCAGGTACACAAGTGCTATAAGTCCTAATATTCAAAAAGTACTAGAAAAAACAAAGCGGGAAGCAGAACGGTGGAGTGCAACTTGGCATTCGGGTGATGACTTTGCTATATTTGGGGTTTCAAACAGTGTTGAGACATATATAGTAAACTTGCTGCAGAAGACATGTGCTTGTAGGAGGTGGGATTTAACCGGAATACCGTGTTGTCATGCTATCGCGTGCATTTGGTTTAACAAAAAGGACCCCAAAGATTATGTTTCATCATTCTACAG GAGGTCTACGGTGATGGCTACTTATAGCCATATCATTATACCAACCAATGGTCCACAACTATGGCCGACAAATGTTACTCAACCAATCAACCCTCCCGTCATGAGAAGATCTATTGGTAGGCCAAAGAAGAATCGTAACAAGTCAAATGATGAGTCGAGAAATAGAAACATATTACCTAGAAGTCATCAAACTGTCAAGTGCAAGAAATGTGGGAGTTTTGGACATAACAAGCGAACGTGTAAAGGTAAGAGAGTTGCAGAGAGAGCAATTCCTAAGGGTGGAAACAAAAAGACAAAAAATGGAAACAAAGGGGCTGCACAAACAGTTATAGACGGAGGATCGCAAGCGCCAAATCCAACCCAAGAATAG
- the LOC131609366 gene encoding uncharacterized protein LOC131609366 isoform X1, producing MGKDTKARGKGKGKQAASGSDENASKGKGECGKAADGLGTCTYVKGMSYVRNKVRLMKPTRSCRMVGLATEIRFLRKNLQSTVVKTCCSRLMKSQTMGDATSFEFMRSRSEFEINHEHPIIKNSKCMNLFFSYVLSLML from the exons ATGGGAAAAGACACAAAGGCGAGAGGGAAGGGTAAGGGAAAGCAGGCTGCAAGTGGAAGTGATGAGAATGCTTCTAAGGGAAAAGGAGAATGTGGGAAAGCTGCAGATGGGCTTGGTACTTGTACCTATGTCAAAG GCATGTCTTATGTGAGAAACAAGGTAAGATTAATGAAGCCTACAAGAAGTTGCAGGATGGTTGGCTTAGCAACGGAGATAAGGTTCCTCCGAAAGAATTTGCAAAG TACTGTGGTGAAAACCTGCTGCTCTAGGCTAATGAAGTCACAAACTATGGGTGATGCCACTAGCTTTGAATTCATGAGAAGTAGAAGCGAGTTTGAGATCAACCATGAACATCCTATTATCAAGAACTCTAAATGTATGAATCTATTTTTCTCATATGTCCTAAGTCTAATGTTATAA